A genomic window from Carassius gibelio isolate Cgi1373 ecotype wild population from Czech Republic chromosome A11, carGib1.2-hapl.c, whole genome shotgun sequence includes:
- the LOC128022408 gene encoding death-inducer obliterator 1 isoform X1 — protein MEESVSPELAQASEPVDTSSQEPPSVSEEVKDKKDQGDVSEDKVEDPDKSTKPPCEFKKTWGFRRTTIAKREIPGEMAAETPEGRGAPVRRSGRQAKRTDKLEEFLVTVKRGRGTGRRSCPSRLEGGDPPSQTPTDAETASEASFDGNVDVKVEEQRVASPEKKKRGRGRMRRAVKPKPGNGSVSDDGSSENEEKAPGEVIKETQENVETAASAEDGKDVEEEQAKDVEMKEEEGEEECNKNKEKTPNESINRRPTRVVYKDSKRDTKPKVGVKLRNEKKDDNDDEESSSSESDSDGYDPNALYCICRQKHNKRFMICCDRCEEWFHGDCVGISEARGRLMERNGEDYVCPNCYTQKGQFSKAGSSTAAAENGKRPAAGLRKSESALATPSSTVAAAMEEKASDDLGIKGRIEKATNPSGKKKIKIFQPQVTAVEGSCLPKCIGPGCERDALPDSVYCGNDCILRHAAAAMKTITTDGKDSKQKERGRPRAQKKTSNKSPNKRRSGPERRSSNQAGEEEESESGTEEYDDDEEEKHAEEHPPPPAMSSWSSDHNYIAVTPEKTTPISASVLNKTSAAQKDKEKEDDEEVKPEKETASTDKKPPASIVAPKGGKKSPGSKGTKADAATSPLPKGKTTAAPLNSGRDLRKQSLPIQGKSKKPGPTPPPIPVLSPSEPPGSRHHVTGALRVGKSTFTIPKKQPQAVQKDSVEQGPSPTSRTPTSPGSSTQHSAPKPTQPIAPAAPQQPPPNNQMRSNIRRSLTDILYKRASDSDDLSMSESGVGKLAVSIEKEMFNLYMNTDNKYKNKYRSLMFNLKDPKNKGLFYRVVGGEISPFRLVRLSPEELLSREMSDWRKPEISESLDMSVRSQSGQPKSGSRQEGAPPVVDMEEAPPPMSDGDVCMPATSQSPHLASAADSQEDTRPTSVSQAPVSTGKGSSVPDIFSSMLKDTTAEHRAHLFDLNCKICTGQKLVDDEPPSKKNKMSAPKKPENSFTSKSESRPSKSPADLPQVSSLSGPETPIPDSAAVMENLSSVFPVVQAPVTAAVPAVSSVTITRRDPRTAGHRSSVPQIVPDVVVPAMPSNIPISVEPVVVEAKGPLPMPPPAPASIPRPVIPKTASYGSSSTSMSEPPPEGETALFLSGQEMMWKGFINMHSVAKFVTKAYLVSGSFEHIKEDLPDTIHIGGRISPHTVWDYVGKLKTSLSKELSLIRFHPATEEEEVAYVSLFSYFSSRKRFGVVANGNKRIKDLYLIPLSSKDPLPAKLLPFDGPGLEPARPNLLLGLLICQKDRKRPGAPLENEEKRSKTLRDDETGLPKPSTTGKSEIKPDKVLRTSLDAISTTPPGTPPPLSAPESSSSVSSVFSLLSSVKAPGVSNSTGNNSLSSNVSAASSTPLQTILKSLFGKKKQDSDVSSSPSDQSAVDVSVPCVSLLDPIVQQFAITKGKEVEVQDDRPYDPEEEYDPDVGYSTENAHDTTKVSAELKQAEVTSLMDDVAYDPEDDSLFDDVGVDPSTKKLTEHQKVFEEKHIEERKQEEPVHQQIPDTLISQPVTSLLADSQLLQLGKKVEELVAKTSATPVINQRRDPRQSRDSRQVVTSRRKTSDSTVTEDESSFTTDKTSPQKGTVIETSPTQACSVADTQTAQLDSTKDKLVEEPSATTDMPLSQVISTLDSVQSAILDSKVSKSEEGDQSEERPFLDTKSTEVSIPLLGEKIYPELVESYMEKEPEEEPKMKDDPIESEIKSFEEVWPNSASILKADQVPSIGQPIETTTTIYYNISTISTSSTSLHSGVPQDVIQDNSSYMDSHSSHMQHIPTTNPTNIPPPMSFPPPIGPPPIFGPPPMQGPPPIAVPPPMHLPPSMSGPPLMQIPPIQGPPPPLVDNDHSQYPPHGSYPPFQSQWGSSSQLEAAPRGPLPPNFTPRGPFQPMDQRGPPHQIFDNSINSLPPQHIRPRGPPPGPPPPRPPPTFDGQRFNGPPPPFNFSATRVPPPPFSGPPPNLFDNRPQPPSHFPGPRGPSPLHNIGDRGPPSNMSRGPGDQFEDGGNSYHQGIEKPQIPSQGPPFRGLPPNHFDGRRGPPGPSGEMSGQRFPPPNQFRGSPQHRGSFDEPLGTLSQDFDKHRGPSVQQFGGLRDPPPGHYEKEPVSLPARFNYNDDTTSDVRDVRPVRGPLLPTPPEGPIPIQGRIVEHSPDSHRDDHWRRQSPEMRRRSCSTRDTSEPHNRPSRFDVASRDRDASSRLSEDRQHDLSEHRRRDEDREGGHGARSWGWNREHEYDRGREKDRERDRSRERERERGRSREREREHSRDRDRSRGRDSDRYGDGDKRRDRDRDRDRGSEREQDRKDHDRKDHDRKDHDRDRAKNRDRERDRNRDRDRRRERSRSRERERGKDRERRDRDRERDKDRGKDRDRRDSSRSKEKKDAKKERSDHSRAKSTESENPS, from the exons ATGGAGGAGAGTGTGAGCCCTGAGCTAGCTCAAGCCTCAGAGCCTGTGGATACCAGCTCACAAG AACCACCATCAGTATCCGAAGAAGTCAAAGATAAAAAAGACCAAGGTGATGTTAGTGAAGACAAAGTAGAGGACCCTGACAAATCCACGAAGCCCCCATGTGAATTTAAGAAGACTTGGGGTTTTCGTCGGACCACCATTGCTAAGAGGGAAATCCCTGGAGAAATGGCAGCAGAGACCCCCGAGGGCAGGGGCGCCCCAGTGCGTCGCAGCGGCAGGCAGGCAAAGCGCACAGACAAGCTGGAAGAGTTTCTGGTGACTGTGAAGCGAGGAAGAGGAACGGGCAGGAGAAGTTGTCCCTCACGACTTGAGGGAGGAGATCCTCCATCCCAGACCCCAACCGATGCCGAAACGGCCTCCGAAGCAAGCTTTGATGGAAATGTAGATGTTAAGGTAGAGGAACAGAGAGTGGCCTCACCAGAGAAGAAGAAAAGGGGTCGAGGACGGATGAGGAGAGCAGTGAAGCCTAAACCTGGCAATGGCTCAGTGAGTGATGATGGCAGCTCTGAAAACGAAGAAAAGGCTCCCGGTGAGGTAATAAAAGAGACTCAAGAAAATGTTGAGACTGCGGCCAGTGCTGAAGATGGAAAGGATGTGGAAGAGGAACAAGCGAAGGATGTGGAGATGAAAGAAGAGGAAGGTGAGGAGGAGTGTAATAAGAACAAAGAGAAGACCCCTAACGAGTCCATAAATAGACGTCCTACTAGAGTAGTCTATAAAGACTCCAAAAGAGACACTAAACCCAAAGTAGGAGTGAAGCTCCGCAACGAGAAGaaagatgataatgatgatgaagaGTCATCGTCCAGTGAGTCTGACAGTGATGGTTATGACCCTAATGCACTTTACTGCATCTGCAGGCAGAAACACAACAAAAG GTTTATGATCTGCTGTGATCGCTGTGAGGAGTGGTTTCATGGCGACTGCGTTGGCATCTCTGAGGCACGTGGCCGACTGATGGAGAGAAATGGAGAGGACTATGTCTGTCCAAACTGCTACACACAGAAGGGACAGTTTTCCAAGGCTGGTTCCTCCACAGCAGCTGCAGAGAATGGCAAACGGCCAGCAGCTGGCCTTCGTAAAAGTGAGAGCGCCCTTGCTACACCGTCTAGCACTGTTGCAGCTGCCATGGAGGAGAAAGCTTCTGATGACCTGGGCATCAAGGGCAGGATCGAGAAGGCTACCAATCCTagtggaaaaaagaaaataaagattttCCAGCCG CAGGTGACTGCAGTTGAAGGATCTTGCCTCCCAAAGTGCATTGGCCCTGGCTGTGAGAGAGATGCACTTCCTGACTCTGTCTACTGTGGGAACGACTGCATACTCAGACACGCCGCTGCTGCCATGAAGACCATCACCACGGATGGAAAAGACTCTAAACAGAAAGAGAGGGGCAGGCCCAGAGCACAGAAAAAGACTTCAAATAAATCACCAAATAAG AGGAGATCTGGCCCAGAAAGGAGGTCCTCTAACCAagcaggtgaggaggaggagTCAGAATCTGGGACTGAGGAATATGATGAcgatgaagaagaaaagcatgCCGAGGAGCATCCGCCGCCACCAGCCATGTCATCCTGGTCCAGTGACCATAATTACATTGCAGTAACGCCAGAAAAGACTACACCCATATCAGCATCTGTGTTAAACAAAACGT CAGCTGcccaaaaagacaaagaaaaggaGGACGATGAGGAAGTCAAGCCAGAGAAGGAAACGGCTTCCACTGATAAGAAACCTCCTGCATCAATTGTTGCTCCCAAAGGAGGGAAGAAGTCTCCTGGCTCCAAAGGGACAAAGGCAGATGCTGCCACCTCACCTCTTCCCAAAGGCAAAACAACTGCAGCGCCTTTGAACAGTGGAAGAGATTTAAGGAAACAATCCTTACCCATACAGGGCAAATCAAAAAAGCCCGGACCTACCCCACCACCAATTCCGGTTTTATCACCTTCAGAGCCCCCTGGATCTCGCCACCATGTCACTGGAGCTCTCCGTGTGGGCAAGAGCACCTTTACTATCCCAAAAAAGCAGCCACAGGCAGTGCAGAAGGACTCTGTAGAGCAGGGTCCCTCTCCCACCTCTAGAACCCCAACTTCACCAGGGTCATCCACCCAGCACTCGGCACCTAAACCAACCCAACCCATTGCACCTGCTGCTCCTCAACAGCCACCACCCAACAACCAGATGAGATCCAACATCAGACGATCACTGACTGATAtcttatataaaag GGCCAGTGACAGTGATGATCTCTCAATGTCTGAAAGCGGAGTGGGAAAGTTGGCTGTCAGCATCGAGAAAGAGATGTTTAACCTTTATATGAACACTGATAACAAGTACAAGAACAAGTACAGGTCCCTTATGTTCAATCTAAAGGACCCCAAAAACAAG GGCCTGTTCTATCGCGTGGTTGGTGGTGAGATCAGTCCATTCAGGCTGGTGAGACTGAGTCCAGAAGAACTTCTTTCGAGGGAGATGTCAGACTGGAGAAAACCTGAGATCTCGGAG AGTCTGGATATGAGTGTGAGATCCCAGTCAGGACAGCCCAAAAGTGGATCTAGACAGGAGGGCGCTCCCCCAGTTGTGGACATGGAGGAGGCTCCTCCTCCTATGTCTGATGGAGATGTATGTATGCCTGCCACTTCCCAGTCTCCCCACTTGGCTTCTGCTGCT GACTCCCAGGAGGACACACGGCCTACCTCTGTGTCACAAGCCCCAGTGTCTACTGGGAAAGGCAGTTCAGTACCAGATATCTTTAGTAGTATGCTAAAAGACACTACAGCAGAGCACAGGGCTCATCTCTTTGACCTGAACTGCAAGATCTGTACAG GCCAGAAGTTGGTAGATGATGAACCaccatctaaaaaaaacaaaatgtctgCACCTAAAAAGCCAGAGAACTCTTTTACGTCTAAATCTGAGTCAAGACCATCCAAATCTCCTGCTGATCTCCCTCAAGTGTCCTCTCTTTCTGGTCCTGAGACGCCCATACCTGATTCTGCAGCTGTAATGGAGAATCTAAGCAGTGTATTTCCTGTGGTTCAGGCCCCAGTTACTGCTGCTGTACCTGCAGTCTCTTCTGTTACAATAACTCGAAGGGATCCTCGTACTGCTGGTCACCGCTCGTCTGTGCCTCAGATAGTTCCTGATGTTGTTGTTCCTGCTATGCCATCAAATATTCCTATCTCTGTTGAACCCGTGGTTGTAGAAGCAAAGGGTCCTTTGCCAATGCCCCCTCCTGCCCCAGCATCTATACCCAGACCTGTGATCCCCAAAACAGCCTCTTATGGGTCTAGTTCTACCAG tatgtcAGAGCCCCCTCCTGAAGGTGAAACCGCTTTGTTCTTGTCTGGACAAGAGATGATGTGGAAAGGATTCATAAACATGCACTCTGTTGCCAAGTTTGTCACAAAAGCCTACTTGGTGTCAGGATCATTTGAGCATATTAAGGAG GACTTGCCTGACACCATTCATATTGGTGGTAGAATATCACCACACACTGTATGGGATTATGTGGGGAAGTTGAAGACTTCACTGTCAAAA GAACTCAGTCTTATTCGTTTCCATCCAGCAACTGAAGAGGAGGAGGTGGCGTATGTGTCTCTGTTTTCTTATTTTAGTAGCCGTAAGCGGTTTGGAGTAGTGGCAAACGGCAACAAGCGCATTAAAGACCTTTACCTCATCCCTCTGAGCTCAAAAGACCCACTTCCTGCGAAGCTTCTGCCATTTGATGGACCAG ggcTGGAACCAGCTCGTCCCAATCTCCTCCTTGGGTTGTTAATATGCCAGAAGGACAGGAAGCGTCCTGGAGCCCCTCTAGAGAATGAAGAAAAACGTTCTAAAACTCTAAGAGACGATGAAACGGGCCTCCCAAAACCATCCACTACTggtaaatctgaaataaaaccgGACAAAGTTCTTCGAACTAGCCTGGATGCCATAAGCACAACTCCCCCAGGCACCCCTCCACCCCTCAGTGCTCCAGAGTCCTCAAGTTCTGTCTCATCTGTGTTTTCGTTACTGTCCTCTGTGAAAGCGCCTGGTGTCAGCAATAGCACAGGCAACAATTCTCTATCCTCTAACGTCTCAGCAGCTTCTTCCACACCACTTCAGACTATCCTGAAATCACTTTTTGGTAAGAAGAAGCAGGATTCTGATGTCTCATCATCACCTTCAGATCAAAGTGCTGTAGATGTCTCTGTGCCTTGTGTGTCCCTGTTAGATCCAATTGTACAGCAGTTTGCAATAACCAAGGGTAAAGAGGTAGAAGTTCAGGATGATAGACCGTATGATCCTGAGGAGGAATATGACCCAGATGTTGGCTATAGTACAGAAAATGCCCATGATACAACCAAAGTATCTGCTGAACTTAAGCAAGCAGAGGTCACCTCTCTAATGGATGATGTAGCTTATGACCCTGAGGATGACTCTCTTTTTGATGATGTTGGGGTTGATCCAAGTACTAAGAAATTAACTGAACATCAAAAGGTGTTTGAAGAAAAACATATTGAGGAACGGAAGCAGGAGGAACCAGTTCATCAACAAATACCAGACACTTTGATTTCTCAGCCTGTTACATCCCTGTTGGCTGACAGTCAACTGCTGCAGCTTGGTAAAAAGGTTGAAGAGTTGGTGGCAAAGACTTCAGCCACTCCAGTTATTAATCAGAGAAGAGACCCAAGGCAGAGTAGAGACTCTAGACAGGTGGTTACAAGTAGAAGAAAGACATCAGATTCCACAGTAACAGAAGATGAATCTTCTTTTACCACAGACAAAACCTCTCCACAAAAAGGTACAGTGATAGAAACATCACCGACACAAGCATGCTCAGTTGCAGACACACAGACTGCACAGCTGGACTCTACCAAGGATAAATTAGTAGAGGAACCCTCTGCAACCACAGATATGCCCCTGTCACAAGTCATTTCCACTTTAGATTCAGTGCAGTCTGCCATCCTGGACTCAAAAGTATCCAAATCTGAGGAAGGGGACCAGAGTGAGGAGAGGCCTTTTCTTGATACAAAGAGCACAGAAGTTTCTATTCCATTACTAGGGGAAAAAATTTACCCAGAGTTAGTTGAAAGCTACATGGAAAAAGAACCTGAAGAGGAGCCCAAAATGAAGGATGACCCCATTGAATCTGAGATCAAAAGTTTTGAGGAGGTTTGGCCTAATTCTGCCAGTATTTTAAAAGCTGATCAAGTTCCATCCATTGGCCAGCCTATTGAGACCACTACAacaatatattataacatttcaaCAATCAGTACTTCATCTACATCTTTACATTCAGGAGTGCCACAAGATGTCATCCAGGACAACTCATCTTACATGGATTCTCACAGTTCCCATATGCAGCACATACCAACAACAAACCCTACTAACATTCCACCTCCAATGTCTTTTCCTCCTCCAATTGGTCCTCCACCTATTTTTGGTCCACCTCCCATGCAAGGCCCACCACCAATCGCTGTTCCACCACCCATGCATCTCCCTCCTTCAATGTCAGGACCACCTTTAATGCAGATTCCCCCAATACAAGGTCCACCACCTCCTCTTGTGGATAATGATCATTCTCAGTATCCACCACATGGATCGTATCCACCTTTCCAGAGTCAGTGGGGTAGCAGTTCTCAGTTAGAAGCTGCTCCAAGAGGTCCACTTCCTCCAAATTTTACACCAAGAGGACCATTCCAACCAATGGATCAAAGAGGTCCTCCTCATCAGATATTTGATAATTCCATTAATTCATTGCCCCCTCAGCATATTAGACCAAGAGGCCCACCTCCAGGGCCCCCACCACCCAGGCCACCTCCAACCTTTGATGGACAAAGGTTTAATGGGCCTCCACCCCCTTTTAACTTCTCTGCAACCAGGGTACCACCTCCACCATTTTCTGGTCCCCCTCCAAATCTCTTTGATAATAGACCACAACCACCATCCCACTTCCCTGGGCCAAGAGGCCCATCTCCTCTTCATAACATTGGGGATCGTGGCCCTCCATCTAATATGTCAAGAGGGCCTGGGGATCAATTTGAAGATGGTGGAAACTCATATCATCAGGGAATAGAGAAGCCCCAGATACCTTCACAAGGGCCTCCTTTTAGGGGACTACCACCAAACCACTTTGATGGACGAAGGGGACCCCCTGGACCTTCAGGTGAAATGTCGGGACAGCGATTTCCACCTCCAAACCAATTTCGTGGTTCACCTCAGCACAGGGGATCATTTGACGAACCACTGGGAACTTTATCTCAAGACTTTGACAAGCACCGGGGACCATCAGTGCAGCAGTTTGGTGGCCTGAGAGATCCACCACCTGGACATTATGAAAAGGAACCTGTTAGTCTGCCAGCACGATTTAACTACAATGATGATACCACAAGTGATGTTCGAGATGTTAGACCTGTTCGTGGACCTCTGCTTCCGACACCTCCTGAAGGTCCCATACCAATACAAGGCCGTATAGTTGAACACAGCCCAGATAGCCACCGTGATGACCACTGGAGACGGCAGTCCCCTGAAATGAGGAGACGAAGCTGTTCCACCAGAGATACTTCAGAACCACATAATCGTCCGAGTAGATTTGATGTTGCTTCACGTGACAGAGATGCCTCCTCAAGGTTATCTGAAGACAGACAGCACGATTTGTCTGAACATAGGAGGAGAGACGAAGACCGAGAAGGTGGACATGGTGCACGATCATGGGGCTGGAACAGGGAACATGAGTATGACCGGGGTAGAGAAAAGGATCGTGAAAGAGACCGGAGCAGGGAAAGAGAAAGGGAGCGGGGACGAagcagggaaagagagagagaacacagtaGAGATCGGGATCGCAGTAGAGGCAGAGATTCTGACCGATATGGAGATGGAGACAAGAGGAGAGACCGAGATCGAGACAGAGACCGTGGCTCTGAGAGGGAGCAAGACCGTAAAGACCATGACCGTAAAGACCATGACCGTAAAGACCATGACCGAGACAGAGCAAagaacagagacagagaaagagaccgTAACAGAGATAGGGACAGGAGAAGAGAACGCTCAAGGAGTCGTGAACGAGAACGTGGAAAAGATCGGGAAAGAAGGGATCGGGACAGAGAACGGGACAAAGACAGAGGTAAGGACAGAGACAGACGGGACAGTAGCAGgagcaaagaaaagaaagatgCCAAAAAAGAAAGATCTGACCACTCAAGGGCAAAGTCTACAGAATCTGAAAACCCGTCATGA